The following proteins come from a genomic window of Finegoldia magna ATCC 29328:
- the grdA gene encoding glycine/sarcosine/betaine reductase complex selenoprotein A yields MGFLENKKVIIIGDRDGIPGLAIETCVNTVSNTEVIFSSTECFVUTSAGAMDLENQKRVKDFADQYGAENIVVLLGAAEAEAAGLAAETVTAGDPTFAGPLAGVELGLLVYHVVEEECKEQFDADVYDEQVGMMEMVLDVDEIAEEMNDIRSEYCKFL; encoded by the coding sequence ATGGGTTTTTTAGAAAATAAAAAAGTTATAATCATTGGAGACCGTGATGGAATTCCAGGTCTTGCAATTGAAACATGTGTAAACACTGTTTCTAACACAGAAGTAATCTTCTCAAGTACTGAATGCTTTGTCTGAACTAGCGCAGGAGCTATGGACTTAGAAAACCAAAAGAGAGTTAAAGACTTCGCTGATCAATACGGAGCTGAAAACATCGTGGTTCTTCTAGGTGCCGCAGAAGCTGAAGCTGCAGGTCTTGCAGCTGAAACAGTAACAGCAGGTGACCCAACATTCGCAGGCCCATTAGCAGGCGTTGAACTTGGATTGTTAGTTTACCATGTTGTAGAAGAAGAATGTAAAGAACAATTTGATGCTGACGTTTATGATGAACAAGTTGGTATGATGGAAATGGTTCTTGACGTTGATGAAATCGCTGAAGAAATGAATGATATCAGAAGCGAATATTGTAAATTTTTATAA
- the selA gene encoding L-seryl-tRNA(Sec) selenium transferase, with protein sequence MGTNLQEMFKKLPQVSEILESEEILQAYEEYPESLIKDSVRESIEFFRNRILNKEEFDFYNKDVIDKAFELMDKNFSPSLKPVINATGVILHTNLGRSLLNEKVVDNLCKIAGNYSNLEYDLDEGKRGSRYVHAVELLKRITKAEDAVVVNNNASAVFLTLNTLAQNKEAIISRGELVEVGGSFRISSIMEKSGAKLVEVGSTNKTHMYDYEDNINEETALIMKVHTSNYSVVGFSESVSGDELRQLCDEKGIHLIEDLGSGSLIDLSKFGLSYERTVKDCINEGIDLVSFSGDKILGGPQAGIIVGKKELISKIKKNQLLRAFRVDKFTLGALEETLKFYLDEEKAIANIPTLKMISMPKEEILRKAEKLKSMIEKEVDLNMEIVESQSEVGGGAYPLDKLDSYSIAIKPDMKVSEFERGLRLSKDHIIGTVHDDTFFMDLRCIFEKDFERIVKVIKLNTILKKMPM encoded by the coding sequence ATGGGAACTAATTTACAAGAAATGTTTAAGAAACTTCCGCAAGTTTCAGAAATTTTAGAATCGGAAGAAATTTTACAAGCGTACGAAGAATATCCTGAAAGTTTAATAAAAGACTCAGTAAGAGAATCGATAGAATTTTTTAGAAATAGAATATTAAATAAAGAAGAGTTTGACTTTTATAACAAAGATGTTATTGACAAGGCATTTGAATTGATGGACAAAAACTTCTCGCCATCATTGAAACCTGTAATAAATGCAACAGGAGTTATTTTACATACAAACCTTGGTAGATCATTATTAAATGAAAAAGTAGTCGATAACTTATGCAAAATTGCTGGGAATTATTCTAACTTAGAATATGACTTAGATGAAGGAAAAAGAGGCTCAAGATATGTCCATGCTGTAGAACTTTTGAAAAGAATTACAAAAGCTGAAGATGCTGTAGTAGTAAATAACAATGCGTCGGCAGTTTTTCTTACTCTAAATACTTTGGCTCAAAACAAAGAAGCTATTATAAGTAGGGGAGAATTGGTAGAAGTTGGAGGATCTTTTAGAATATCTTCCATTATGGAAAAATCTGGAGCGAAGTTAGTAGAAGTTGGTTCAACTAACAAAACCCACATGTACGATTATGAAGATAATATTAATGAAGAAACTGCTCTTATTATGAAGGTTCACACTTCAAATTATTCTGTAGTAGGATTTAGTGAAAGTGTAAGTGGAGATGAATTGAGACAATTGTGTGATGAAAAAGGCATACATTTAATAGAAGATTTGGGTTCTGGTTCTTTAATAGATTTGTCGAAGTTTGGTCTAAGCTACGAAAGAACTGTCAAGGACTGTATTAATGAAGGAATTGATTTGGTATCATTCTCTGGAGACAAGATTTTAGGTGGTCCACAAGCTGGAATTATTGTAGGTAAGAAAGAATTGATATCTAAGATTAAGAAAAATCAATTATTAAGAGCATTCAGAGTTGACAAGTTTACATTAGGAGCATTGGAAGAAACACTCAAATTTTACTTAGATGAAGAAAAAGCAATTGCAAATATTCCTACTTTGAAGATGATATCTATGCCAAAAGAAGAAATTCTTCGAAAAGCAGAAAAACTAAAATCTATGATTGAAAAAGAAGTAGACTTGAATATGGAAATTGTTGAATCGCAAAGCGAAGTAGGAGGCGGGGCATATCCATTAGATAAATTAGATTCATATTCAATTGCTATAAAACCAGATATGAAGGTGTCTGAATTTGAAAGAGGTCTCAGATTATCAAAAGATCACATTATAGGAACTGTTCACGATGATACATTCTTCATGGATTTAAGATGTATTTTTGAAAAAGATTTTGAAAGAATTGTAAAAGTGATTAAACTCAATACTATTTTGAAAAAAATGCCAATGTGA
- a CDS encoding ethanolamine ammonia-lyase reactivating factor EutA yields the protein MIYAVIDIGSNTIRLSVYKVIGDEVKNLFNEKSSASLASFIEKGMMNEHGIQKLINTLKEFKNLISNFEDISKTYAIATASIRNSCNRREIIERVRTEVGIDIELISGEEEAKLSFLGSGIDSQSGILTDIGGGSSEIVVFEQGKVVKTSSLNIGSLVAFDNFARGLFITKDEKKLLEDDIKLMLASNNLNRVQHDLVCAVGGSARACLKLYNEYYDKEAGNVIITMDGLKNLINTLINMENRAKMKLILKVKADRIHTLIPGMIILYRIAKYFYADIIRVSMTGIREGFVYSKILERG from the coding sequence ATGATTTATGCAGTCATTGATATAGGATCAAATACAATTAGATTATCGGTTTATAAAGTTATAGGAGATGAAGTTAAGAATCTTTTTAACGAAAAATCAAGTGCTTCACTGGCATCATTCATAGAAAAAGGGATGATGAACGAACATGGGATTCAAAAGTTGATTAATACACTAAAAGAATTTAAGAATTTGATTTCAAATTTTGAAGATATTTCAAAAACATATGCAATCGCTACTGCATCCATTAGAAATTCTTGTAATAGACGAGAAATCATTGAAAGAGTTCGAACAGAAGTAGGAATAGACATTGAACTTATTAGCGGAGAAGAGGAAGCAAAGTTATCTTTTTTAGGATCTGGAATCGATTCTCAAAGCGGTATATTGACTGATATTGGTGGTGGAAGCAGTGAGATTGTAGTATTTGAGCAGGGAAAAGTTGTGAAGACTTCTAGTTTGAATATAGGTTCACTAGTTGCTTTTGATAATTTTGCAAGAGGATTATTCATTACTAAAGATGAGAAAAAATTATTGGAAGATGATATAAAGTTGATGCTTGCTTCTAATAATCTCAACAGAGTTCAACACGATCTTGTGTGTGCTGTTGGTGGAAGTGCGAGAGCATGCCTTAAACTTTACAATGAATATTATGACAAGGAAGCTGGTAATGTAATTATTACTATGGATGGTTTGAAAAATCTCATTAATACTCTTATAAATATGGAAAACAGAGCAAAGATGAAATTGATTTTGAAAGTTAAGGCTGATAGAATTCACACATTGATTCCAGGAATGATAATTTTGTATAGAATTGCAAAATATTTCTACGCAGACATTATAAGAGTTAGTATGACTGGTATTAGAGAAGGATTCGTTTACAGTAAGATATTAGAAAGGGGATAA
- a CDS encoding GlsB/YeaQ/YmgE family stress response membrane protein, producing MGIISWIIVGALAGWIGSKITGNDANMGAGANILCGIVGATIGGWVMSIIGKSGVNGFNLYSILVAILGSVILLSIINKIKKK from the coding sequence ATGGGAATTATTTCATGGATTATAGTAGGAGCATTAGCAGGATGGATAGGATCTAAAATTACTGGTAACGATGCAAACATGGGAGCAGGTGCTAACATTCTTTGCGGAATTGTCGGAGCTACAATCGGTGGCTGGGTAATGAGTATTATCGGAAAAAGTGGAGTAAATGGATTCAACCTTTACAGCATTTTAGTTGCAATTTTAGGTTCAGTAATTTTACTATCTATTATTAACAAAATTAAAAAGAAATAA
- a CDS encoding YkvI family membrane protein has translation MKQKYNIGQVITYAGAFIALLIGSGFATGQEILQFFSSYRLYGLIGIMICFGLFTFAGLSFLNDGYYQKFEKPNDIYKLMCGNKIGTIFDYYAVFFIFLSYTVMIAGAQATAVQHFNAPKYVGGAIMAAVVILVVMLGLGKIVDVIGKIGPVIAIMAIVIGIISIVMNMDKLQSSLALMDQLVKGGQVKVASKNFFLAAGSYVGFNMIWLVAFLAEVGNKAKSLKDAQAGVYVGATGFSVAIFIMSIAIILSIPDLYNSQIPVLILAGKIHPLLATVFSIFIMLGIFTTSVPLLWTVTGRFYKEGTKKYKLFTLIAGIVGAIIGLTLKFDSLVNVVYVVNGYIGMVLLAWMIFRSASGRAKKQSIDGAKRNNIEYEN, from the coding sequence ATGAAACAAAAATATAACATAGGGCAGGTAATCACCTATGCAGGAGCGTTTATCGCTTTACTTATTGGATCTGGATTTGCAACGGGCCAAGAAATTTTACAATTCTTTTCTTCATATAGATTATATGGATTAATCGGAATTATGATATGTTTTGGATTGTTCACGTTTGCAGGATTATCATTTTTGAATGATGGTTATTATCAAAAATTTGAAAAACCAAATGATATTTACAAGTTGATGTGTGGAAATAAGATAGGTACTATTTTTGACTATTACGCAGTATTTTTTATTTTCTTATCTTACACAGTTATGATTGCTGGTGCACAAGCAACAGCAGTTCAACACTTTAATGCTCCAAAATATGTCGGAGGAGCTATTATGGCGGCAGTTGTAATTCTAGTTGTAATGCTAGGATTGGGAAAAATTGTCGATGTTATTGGTAAAATCGGACCAGTAATAGCAATAATGGCGATAGTTATTGGGATTATTTCAATTGTAATGAACATGGATAAGTTGCAATCAAGCTTGGCTCTAATGGACCAATTAGTAAAAGGTGGACAAGTTAAAGTGGCGAGCAAGAATTTCTTCTTGGCAGCTGGATCTTACGTTGGATTTAACATGATATGGTTGGTTGCTTTCTTGGCTGAAGTTGGTAATAAAGCAAAAAGCTTGAAAGATGCTCAAGCTGGTGTTTATGTAGGTGCTACAGGATTTTCTGTTGCAATATTTATCATGAGTATTGCTATCATATTATCAATTCCTGATTTGTACAACTCACAAATTCCTGTGTTGATTTTGGCAGGGAAAATACATCCATTATTAGCAACAGTTTTCTCAATCTTTATCATGCTTGGAATATTTACGACATCTGTTCCATTATTATGGACTGTAACTGGAAGATTCTATAAAGAAGGAACTAAAAAATACAAACTATTTACATTAATTGCTGGAATTGTTGGAGCAATTATCGGTTTGACATTAAAATTTGACTCATTAGTAAATGTAGTTTATGTAGTTAATGGTTATATCGGAATGGTTTTATTAGCATGGATGATATTTAGAAGTGCATCAGGTAGAGCAAAAAAACAAAGCATAGATGGCGCTAAGAGAAACAATATTGAATATGAAAATTAA
- a CDS encoding Mrp/NBP35 family ATP-binding protein, with protein MTERKVPNFLIESNTGSNIKNIVGIVSGKGGVGKSLVTCLLANEMAKKGYKVGIMDGDITGPSIPKYFGLTEKATADSEGHINPVTTSNGIKVISMNLMLPKDDDAVIWRGPVIAGVVKQFYQDVNWGDLDYLFVDMPPGTGDVPLTVFQSIPIKGIVVAMSPSGLVEIIVKKALHMAKMMGKKVIGLVENMSYLECPDCGKHIEVFGTSTVDKIAQEENIDTVCKLPINPEISKLTETGKISDVDTNYLENITKKIETL; from the coding sequence ATGACAGAAAGAAAAGTTCCTAATTTTTTGATTGAATCAAACACAGGAAGTAATATAAAAAACATCGTTGGAATAGTGAGTGGTAAAGGTGGGGTAGGAAAAAGCCTTGTCACTTGTTTATTGGCAAACGAAATGGCAAAAAAAGGATATAAAGTTGGTATCATGGATGGAGATATTACGGGACCATCTATACCAAAATATTTTGGATTAACTGAAAAGGCAACAGCTGATTCTGAAGGTCACATCAATCCTGTTACAACATCTAATGGAATTAAAGTTATATCAATGAATTTGATGCTTCCAAAAGATGATGATGCAGTAATTTGGAGAGGACCTGTAATCGCTGGAGTTGTTAAACAATTTTATCAAGATGTAAATTGGGGAGATTTAGATTATTTATTCGTGGATATGCCACCAGGAACTGGTGATGTACCATTGACTGTGTTCCAATCAATACCAATCAAAGGGATAGTTGTTGCAATGTCTCCATCAGGACTTGTAGAAATAATTGTAAAAAAAGCATTGCACATGGCAAAAATGATGGGCAAGAAAGTAATAGGATTAGTTGAAAATATGAGTTACTTGGAATGTCCAGATTGCGGAAAACACATAGAAGTTTTCGGAACAAGTACTGTTGATAAAATTGCACAAGAAGAAAATATAGATACAGTTTGTAAACTTCCAATTAATCCAGAAATTTCAAAATTAACTGAAACTGGAAAAATAAGTGACGTTGACACAAATTATTTGGAAAATATTACAAAGAAAATAGAAACTTTATAA
- a CDS encoding RNA degradosome polyphosphate kinase codes for MNDISFTQNRELSWLKFNERVLEEAADKSVELFERVKFFSIFDTNFEEFFMVRVGSLTDINDMKKKVIDNKTLMSTQEQIDCIMDESKRLYEKKDTVYEDLKQDLQEENVSICRVNELDDKEKRLVYYYFNSTIAPILSFQIVDRVHPFPQIPNLAIVVLFQLTSQSKNKKQFMGLIQVPDKIKRYVKLSDTKVVLIEDIIREFGQEIFDNYDCTSKYILSVTRNADIEYDDEDLEFDDDYRSYMKKMIKLRKRLRPVRLEINEYPNEETREFLLKNLNLTEHRMFVTKSPMRCGFLFDLVYDMPKNVIKKYTYEDFSPQESSMISKEKSVIEQVYDKDLFLSFPYESIDPFIRLLNEAAEDESVVSIKITIYRLAKDSEITKALIKAAENGKEVVVLMELRARFDEENNILWSSRLENAGCRIIYGFDHYKCHSKVCLITKIKDEKISYITQVGTGNYNEKTSKLYTDFSYMTTRQEIGEDAKELFDNFLLGKIDGEYKHLMVSPHSMQVGLDKLIDEQIEKAKVSEDGYIRIKMNSISDRKLIDKLSKASCKGVKIDLMVRGICCLVPGIKDKTENINVYQVVGRFLEHHRIYQFGKAENCKLYISSADFMTRNIRKRVEVAVPIYDDYIKHRILNFMDIMFADDTKIRKLNSDKSYSKVENTENKNSQEILIDIAKENSVKRNLQSDDNRVISSHSNKTINPDNNDNKRITVFDKIKNFFKNLTH; via the coding sequence ATGAACGATATTTCATTCACCCAAAATAGGGAATTATCATGGTTAAAATTTAATGAAAGAGTGCTTGAGGAAGCAGCAGATAAAAGTGTAGAATTATTTGAAAGAGTTAAGTTTTTTTCTATATTTGATACTAATTTTGAAGAATTTTTCATGGTAAGAGTTGGAAGTCTAACAGATATCAATGATATGAAAAAAAAGGTCATTGACAACAAAACTCTTATGAGCACCCAAGAACAGATTGATTGCATTATGGATGAATCTAAAAGGTTGTATGAGAAAAAAGATACTGTGTATGAGGATTTGAAGCAAGATTTACAAGAAGAAAATGTAAGTATTTGTAGAGTTAATGAATTAGATGATAAAGAAAAAAGACTTGTTTATTATTATTTTAACTCTACCATTGCTCCTATATTGAGTTTTCAAATAGTAGATAGAGTTCATCCTTTTCCACAAATTCCAAACCTTGCAATTGTGGTTTTATTTCAATTAACATCTCAATCGAAAAACAAAAAGCAATTTATGGGACTTATTCAAGTACCGGATAAAATAAAAAGATATGTAAAATTATCTGACACAAAAGTTGTGCTTATTGAAGATATCATTAGAGAATTTGGTCAAGAAATATTTGATAACTACGATTGTACATCAAAGTACATATTGTCTGTAACTCGAAATGCAGATATAGAATATGACGATGAGGATTTGGAATTTGATGATGATTACAGATCATACATGAAAAAGATGATTAAACTCAGAAAAAGACTTAGACCTGTAAGACTTGAAATCAACGAATATCCTAATGAAGAAACAAGGGAATTCTTGTTGAAAAACCTGAATTTGACAGAGCATCGTATGTTTGTAACTAAAAGTCCTATGAGATGTGGATTTTTGTTTGATTTAGTGTATGATATGCCAAAGAATGTAATTAAAAAGTATACTTATGAGGATTTTTCTCCACAAGAATCTTCGATGATTTCAAAAGAAAAATCAGTTATAGAACAAGTTTACGATAAAGATTTGTTCCTATCATTTCCTTATGAATCAATTGATCCATTTATTAGACTTTTGAATGAGGCTGCAGAAGATGAGTCGGTAGTTTCCATCAAGATTACAATTTATAGATTGGCTAAAGATTCTGAAATCACTAAAGCCTTGATAAAGGCTGCTGAGAATGGCAAAGAGGTTGTGGTTCTTATGGAATTGAGAGCTAGATTTGATGAAGAAAATAATATTTTGTGGTCATCGAGATTAGAAAATGCTGGTTGTAGAATAATTTACGGATTTGATCACTACAAGTGCCATTCAAAAGTTTGTTTGATTACCAAGATTAAAGATGAAAAGATTTCTTATATTACACAAGTGGGTACGGGAAATTATAACGAAAAAACATCGAAACTCTACACTGATTTTTCTTATATGACAACGAGACAAGAGATTGGGGAAGATGCGAAGGAACTTTTCGATAATTTCTTGTTGGGAAAAATTGATGGTGAATACAAGCATTTGATGGTGAGTCCTCATTCTATGCAAGTTGGACTAGATAAATTAATCGATGAGCAAATTGAAAAAGCAAAAGTATCCGAAGATGGTTATATAAGAATTAAAATGAACTCTATTTCTGATAGAAAACTTATCGACAAATTATCCAAAGCTTCTTGTAAAGGAGTAAAGATTGATTTGATGGTGAGAGGAATTTGCTGTTTGGTTCCAGGAATAAAAGACAAGACTGAAAATATAAATGTTTATCAAGTTGTTGGAAGGTTTTTGGAACATCATAGAATTTATCAATTTGGTAAGGCCGAAAACTGTAAACTTTACATTTCTTCTGCAGATTTTATGACTAGAAATATCAGAAAAAGAGTGGAAGTTGCAGTTCCAATCTATGATGATTACATTAAGCACAGAATATTAAATTTTATGGATATAATGTTTGCCGATGATACGAAAATAAGAAAACTAAATTCTGATAAATCATATTCTAAGGTTGAAAATACTGAAAATAAAAACTCACAAGAAATTCTAATAGATATTGCAAAAGAAAATTCCGTAAAAAGAAATTTGCAATCAGATGATAATAGAGTTATTAGCTCACATTCTAATAAAACTATAAATCCAGATAATAATGATAATAAAAGGATAACTGTATTCGACAAAATTAAGAATTTCTTTAAAAACTTGACACATTAA
- a CDS encoding alanine/glycine:cation symporter family protein — protein MDQKVLNDTIVAINSFLSNNILLIALLGCGIFYTIYSKGVQFRKLGAAFKQTFGGVFSKEKKSGDEGVSSFQALAVAIAAQVGTGNVAGVATAIMAGGPGAIFWMWLAAILGMATIYAEAVLAQKFREKDDEGNFVGGPAYYIKNGIGPKHPGLAKVMSTAFAILIVIALGFVGNIVQSNSIATSVVAATGGKLNPIIVGIVVAVLAGGVFIGGIKRIANFAQLVVPFMALVYIIAAIIMMVKFHAHIIPAFKLIFEAAFNPEAALGGALGITIKMAAAKGVGRGLFSNEAGMGSTPHAHATANVAHPVLQGYTAMVGVFIDTIVICTVTALMILVTEAWTDKSLNGALVTQEAFTRAFGPTGTILLAVALGFFAFTTIVGWYYFGETNIRFLFGHKGLWPYRILVLLCIIAGSLQEVDLVWNTADLTNSLMVIPNIIAIIMLHKHVKNMTLHYETNGKEGSL, from the coding sequence ATGGATCAAAAAGTATTGAACGATACCATAGTGGCCATTAACAGTTTTCTAAGTAATAATATTTTATTAATTGCACTTTTAGGTTGCGGTATTTTCTACACAATCTATTCAAAAGGTGTTCAATTTAGAAAATTAGGCGCAGCATTTAAACAAACTTTTGGAGGAGTTTTCTCAAAAGAAAAGAAATCTGGAGACGAAGGAGTATCTTCTTTCCAAGCATTAGCAGTAGCTATAGCAGCTCAAGTAGGTACTGGAAACGTTGCAGGGGTTGCAACAGCTATCATGGCAGGTGGTCCAGGAGCAATATTCTGGATGTGGTTAGCAGCAATACTAGGTATGGCTACAATCTACGCCGAAGCAGTTTTAGCACAAAAATTTAGAGAAAAAGACGATGAAGGCAACTTCGTCGGAGGTCCTGCATACTACATTAAAAATGGTATTGGACCAAAACATCCTGGATTAGCAAAAGTGATGTCAACAGCATTTGCGATTTTAATCGTAATTGCATTAGGATTCGTAGGTAACATAGTTCAATCAAACTCAATTGCAACAAGTGTTGTAGCAGCTACTGGTGGTAAACTTAATCCTATTATTGTAGGTATTGTAGTTGCAGTATTAGCCGGTGGAGTATTCATTGGTGGTATTAAGAGAATTGCAAACTTTGCTCAATTAGTAGTTCCTTTCATGGCATTAGTTTATATAATAGCTGCAATTATAATGATGGTTAAATTCCACGCTCACATTATTCCAGCATTCAAACTTATATTTGAAGCAGCTTTCAATCCAGAAGCAGCTCTTGGTGGTGCATTAGGTATTACAATTAAAATGGCAGCAGCTAAAGGTGTTGGTAGAGGATTATTCTCTAACGAAGCTGGTATGGGTTCTACACCACACGCTCACGCTACAGCTAATGTAGCTCACCCTGTATTACAAGGTTACACAGCTATGGTTGGTGTATTCATAGATACTATCGTTATTTGTACAGTAACAGCATTAATGATTTTAGTTACAGAAGCTTGGACAGATAAAAGTCTTAATGGTGCATTAGTTACTCAAGAAGCTTTTACTAGAGCTTTTGGACCTACTGGTACAATTTTACTTGCGGTTGCATTAGGATTCTTCGCATTTACAACTATAGTTGGTTGGTATTACTTCGGTGAAACAAACATCAGATTCTTATTCGGTCATAAAGGTTTGTGGCCTTACAGAATTTTAGTATTGTTATGTATCATTGCAGGTTCTTTACAAGAAGTAGACTTAGTATGGAACACAGCTGACTTAACAAACTCACTAATGGTTATACCAAACATTATCGCTATCATTATGCTTCATAAACACGTTAAGAATATGACTTTACATTATGAAACAAATGGTAAAGAAGGTTCATTATAA
- the trxB gene encoding thioredoxin-disulfide reductase has translation MYDLIIIGAGPAGLSAGLYAARAKMNTLIVEKEKTGGQITTTDSIENYPGGIVGESGPSLIKKMADQIDNFGLEIRRADVVDVDFSDKVKKLTLKNGDVLEAKAVIIATGAAPRKLGCPGEKEFTGKGVSYCATCDADFFTDLEVFVVGSGNSAVEEATYLTKFARKVTLLVRGDHLKCDKTAEDEAKACDNLSMRFNTSIKEIKGEGILESIVMVDKESGKEEEYHCDEDDGTMGVFVFVGTIPYSDVFKGKIELDEYGYILGDEEMHTNVEGVYVAGDVRQKTLRQVVTAAADGAIAATQAEKYVDKF, from the coding sequence ATGTATGATTTAATTATTATTGGTGCTGGTCCTGCTGGTTTATCAGCTGGTTTATACGCTGCACGTGCTAAGATGAACACATTGATAGTTGAAAAAGAAAAAACTGGTGGTCAAATCACTACTACTGATTCTATTGAAAACTATCCAGGTGGAATCGTTGGAGAATCTGGTCCAAGCTTAATCAAAAAAATGGCTGACCAAATCGACAACTTTGGTCTTGAAATTAGAAGAGCAGATGTTGTAGACGTTGACTTTTCAGACAAAGTTAAAAAACTTACATTAAAAAATGGAGATGTATTAGAAGCTAAAGCTGTTATTATTGCAACTGGTGCTGCTCCAAGAAAATTAGGATGCCCTGGTGAAAAAGAATTCACTGGTAAAGGTGTATCTTACTGTGCAACTTGCGACGCAGATTTCTTTACTGACTTAGAAGTATTCGTTGTTGGTAGTGGTAACTCTGCTGTCGAAGAAGCTACTTACTTAACAAAATTCGCTAGAAAAGTTACTCTTTTAGTTAGAGGCGATCACTTAAAATGTGATAAAACTGCTGAAGATGAAGCAAAAGCTTGCGATAACTTATCAATGAGATTCAACACTTCTATTAAAGAAATTAAAGGTGAAGGAATCTTGGAATCAATCGTTATGGTTGACAAAGAATCTGGTAAAGAAGAAGAATATCACTGTGACGAAGATGACGGAACAATGGGTGTATTCGTATTCGTAGGTACTATTCCTTACTCTGATGTATTCAAAGGCAAGATTGAATTAGACGAATATGGATATATTTTAGGCGATGAAGAAATGCACACTAACGTTGAAGGCGTTTATGTAGCTGGTGATGTTAGACAAAAAACTCTACGTCAAGTAGTTACTGCTGCAGCTGACGGTGCTATCGCTGCTACTCAAGCTGAAAAATACGTAGATAAATTCTAA